Proteins encoded within one genomic window of Spirulina major PCC 6313:
- a CDS encoding adenylate/guanylate cyclase domain-containing protein, producing MKHLPLRVVLVLPFVLQLFAAVGIVGYLSFRNGQKAVADLANQVIDELSNRIEQEVITALSVPHQINQTNAQSIRLGLLDLNETRDLEYQFWQQLQTFDDITAVFVGNPEGGIVLAGRSEQGFPFLRLTENFKQGNYYRYNTDSRANRQELLETKTYDASQRPWFLKASETRQAAWSDIYLFVSTQTPGITASQPIYDEVGNLKGVLGVDLSLDQLSQFLRGLDMSEQSEVFIVDRAGKLIASSTEESPFIPNTEEQRPATTSEISQIRGAATSLTAEFGNWRNIDRPQQLRFEIADTPHFVNVLPLRDEHGLDWLVVMVVPEQDFMAQIQQSNQMTVILCLVALAIATGVGILTARWVTSPILRLSQSARQLAEGEWTQPTPIERNDELGELAITFNMMAKQLQSSFSVLERSNRDLEERVAERTATLATKEAELRGLFEAMTELVLVFDYNGRYKRIPSGNFRLLIHTKDKLLGRTLHDFFPKQQADYFLNQIRMVLETGNPVSFEYQIDLPQGTIWCLGNISRISLDTVVWVARDITDYKKSEASLRQSEFQNRAILTAIPDLMFRVNQDGIYLGFMQSYGVKNLLPSDFDPVGEHITTFLLPEVAERHLYHIQQALESGQVQIYEQQILMDGQRQDEEVRVVPYGDDEVLFMIRNITAQKAALREREQAEIALRESEDKNRAILAAIPDLMIRFNSDGVYLDYLVAPDFMPQLRTNVERIGKHVSEVLPLEVTQAFLRAINSALVTKQMQVDEVSFTVDQKVFQQEIRTVVSGENEVLMIIRDITERKAAKAALEKSLALQKAVLESITDAVIAVDYSDNIVAYNQNFLEMWNIAPEVLMSPNQSDRLMPLARQVVDPGAFIQRIQDLHNHPAAESFELLEFRDGRVLERFSRPQKVGDEIVGRVWGFRDITERKRAEQRLRIERERAEKLLLNILPVAIAEQLKQQPGSLAEQFENVTILFADIVGFTPLSAQMKPIELVEFLNYIFSTFDQLTEQFGLEKIKTIGDAYMVVGGLPQPRTDHAEAIANMALAMQKVIETITATSGKPFQIRIGINSGSVVAGVIGIKKFIYDLWGDAVNVASRMESLGEPGKIQVTQAVYEHLQDQFTFDFRGALQVKGKGEMSTYWLVGQRDMNMT from the coding sequence TTGAAGCATCTTCCCCTGCGAGTTGTTCTGGTTTTACCCTTTGTCCTACAGCTTTTCGCGGCAGTGGGAATTGTCGGGTATCTTTCGTTTCGGAATGGTCAGAAAGCCGTGGCTGATCTAGCCAATCAAGTCATTGATGAACTCAGTAATCGCATTGAGCAAGAGGTGATCACCGCGCTAAGTGTTCCCCATCAGATCAATCAAACCAATGCCCAATCGATTCGCTTAGGCTTGCTTGATCTCAACGAAACTCGTGATCTGGAATACCAATTTTGGCAACAACTGCAAACCTTTGACGATATCACGGCCGTTTTTGTGGGCAATCCTGAGGGGGGCATTGTCCTCGCCGGCCGGAGTGAGCAGGGGTTTCCCTTTTTACGCCTCACGGAAAACTTTAAGCAGGGGAACTATTATCGTTACAACACCGACAGCCGCGCCAATCGTCAAGAATTACTCGAAACAAAAACCTACGATGCGAGTCAGCGTCCCTGGTTTTTAAAAGCCAGCGAGACCCGCCAAGCTGCTTGGAGCGATATTTATCTCTTTGTGTCCACCCAAACCCCTGGCATTACCGCTAGCCAACCGATTTACGATGAGGTGGGAAATTTAAAAGGGGTGCTGGGGGTTGATCTGTCGTTGGATCAACTGAGTCAGTTTTTGCGGGGCTTGGACATGAGCGAGCAAAGCGAAGTGTTCATTGTCGATCGGGCGGGTAAACTGATCGCCTCCTCTACAGAGGAATCACCGTTTATCCCCAACACGGAGGAGCAGCGTCCTGCGACGACGAGTGAAATTTCCCAGATTCGTGGGGCGGCGACTTCGTTGACGGCGGAGTTTGGCAATTGGCGCAATATCGATCGCCCCCAACAATTGCGCTTTGAGATTGCCGATACACCCCACTTTGTGAATGTGTTGCCCCTGCGGGATGAGCATGGCTTGGATTGGTTGGTGGTGATGGTGGTGCCAGAGCAGGACTTTATGGCGCAAATTCAGCAGAGTAACCAGATGACGGTGATCTTGTGTCTGGTGGCCCTCGCGATCGCTACAGGAGTGGGAATTCTAACCGCCCGTTGGGTCACGTCTCCCATTCTGCGCCTGAGTCAATCAGCACGGCAGTTAGCCGAAGGGGAATGGACGCAGCCCACCCCCATTGAGCGCAATGACGAGCTGGGGGAGTTAGCGATCACCTTCAACATGATGGCCAAGCAACTCCAAAGCTCCTTCAGTGTTCTAGAACGCAGCAACCGCGATCTCGAAGAACGAGTCGCCGAACGTACCGCCACCCTCGCCACCAAAGAAGCCGAACTGCGCGGCCTCTTTGAAGCCATGACCGAACTTGTCCTCGTTTTTGACTACAACGGACGCTATAAACGCATTCCGTCGGGCAACTTCCGCTTGCTCATCCACACCAAAGACAAACTCTTGGGGCGCACTCTCCATGACTTTTTTCCCAAACAACAAGCTGACTATTTTCTCAACCAAATTCGGATGGTTTTAGAAACGGGTAATCCCGTCAGCTTTGAATATCAAATTGATTTACCCCAAGGAACAATTTGGTGCTTAGGTAATATTTCGCGCATTTCTCTAGATACCGTGGTGTGGGTCGCTCGTGACATCACAGACTACAAAAAATCTGAAGCCTCCCTCCGCCAAAGCGAATTTCAAAATCGCGCTATTCTGACTGCAATTCCTGATTTGATGTTTCGTGTTAATCAGGATGGAATTTATCTTGGTTTTATGCAAAGTTACGGTGTCAAAAATCTCCTGCCCAGCGATTTTGATCCCGTTGGTGAACATATCACCACGTTTTTATTGCCGGAGGTGGCCGAGCGGCATTTGTACCACATTCAGCAAGCATTAGAAAGTGGTCAAGTTCAGATTTATGAACAACAGATCTTGATGGATGGGCAACGGCAAGATGAAGAGGTGCGAGTGGTTCCCTATGGGGATGATGAAGTATTGTTTATGATCCGCAATATCACGGCACAAAAAGCAGCACTCCGAGAACGGGAACAAGCAGAAATCGCACTCCGAGAAAGTGAAGATAAGAATCGGGCTATTTTGGCTGCGATTCCGGATCTCATGATTCGATTTAATAGCGACGGGGTGTACTTAGATTATTTAGTGGCTCCGGATTTCATGCCTCAACTGCGCACCAATGTGGAGCGCATTGGGAAGCATGTCTCTGAAGTGTTACCGCTGGAGGTGACTCAAGCATTTTTGAGGGCAATTAATTCAGCCCTTGTGACGAAGCAGATGCAGGTTGATGAGGTGTCGTTTACTGTCGATCAGAAGGTGTTTCAACAAGAAATCCGCACGGTGGTGAGTGGGGAAAATGAGGTGCTGATGATCATTCGGGATATTACAGAGCGGAAGGCGGCTAAAGCGGCGTTGGAAAAGTCTTTGGCTCTGCAAAAAGCGGTGCTTGAATCGATTACTGATGCGGTGATTGCGGTGGATTATTCCGATAATATTGTTGCCTATAATCAAAATTTCTTGGAGATGTGGAATATTGCGCCGGAGGTGTTGATGAGTCCGAATCAGAGCGATCGCTTAATGCCTCTAGCGCGGCAGGTCGTTGATCCGGGGGCATTTATTCAACGTATCCAAGACCTCCACAATCATCCGGCGGCGGAGTCTTTTGAACTTTTAGAATTTAGGGATGGCCGTGTTTTGGAGCGGTTTAGTCGGCCGCAAAAAGTGGGGGATGAGATTGTGGGGCGGGTCTGGGGCTTTCGAGATATCACAGAACGCAAGCGAGCCGAGCAACGCCTCCGGATTGAGCGGGAACGGGCGGAAAAACTCCTGCTTAATATTTTGCCAGTGGCGATCGCAGAACAACTGAAACAGCAACCGGGTTCCCTGGCGGAACAGTTTGAAAATGTGACGATTCTTTTTGCGGATATCGTCGGGTTTACGCCCCTATCGGCCCAGATGAAGCCGATTGAATTGGTGGAGTTTCTAAATTATATTTTTTCGACCTTTGACCAATTAACGGAGCAATTTGGCCTCGAAAAAATCAAGACGATTGGGGATGCCTATATGGTGGTGGGGGGCTTGCCTCAACCTCGGACGGATCATGCGGAGGCGATCGCCAATATGGCCCTTGCCATGCAAAAGGTGATCGAAACAATCACCGCCACGAGTGGAAAGCCTTTCCAAATTCGGATCGGGATTAACAGCGGTTCTGTGGTGGCGGGGGTGATTGGGATTAAGAAATTCATCTATGATCTGTGGGGCGATGCGGTGAATGTGGCCTCACGGATGGAGTCTTTGGGCGAACCGGGTAAAATTCAAGTGACTCAGGCGGTCTATGAACACCTCCAAGATCAATTTACCTTTGATTTTCGGGGCGCGTTGCAAGTCAAGGGGAAAGGGGAAATGTCCACCTACTGGCTTGTGGGTCAGCGGGATATGAATATGACCTAA
- the clpS gene encoding ATP-dependent Clp protease adapter ClpS, with product MSITTASATMTTGPLQAPVQDRQVVRKPYPNFKVIVLNDDFNTFEHVASCLLKYIPGMTSEQAWQLTEQVHFEGQAIVWVGPQEPAELYHQQLSRAGLTMAPLEAA from the coding sequence ATGAGTATCACCACGGCGAGTGCCACTATGACCACGGGGCCTCTACAAGCACCCGTTCAAGATCGGCAAGTTGTTCGGAAACCGTACCCGAATTTCAAAGTGATTGTCCTCAATGATGACTTCAACACGTTTGAACATGTGGCCAGTTGTCTTTTGAAATATATTCCGGGGATGACGAGCGAGCAGGCGTGGCAGTTGACGGAGCAGGTGCATTTTGAGGGGCAGGCGATCGTGTGGGTTGGCCCTCAGGAACCGGCGGAACTGTACCATCAGCAATTGAGCCGGGCGGGGCTGACGATGGCTCCTCTTGAGGCGGCGTAA
- a CDS encoding DUF2103 domain-containing protein, with the protein MVKPDKGRLVWNHSTHVPGLIPVLERLITHEGIQTVTPGVIGRVRGHSPQLKLRISVPIRGGFKAIARYGKTVQEVFILTTLEQSALEASIQTCLRR; encoded by the coding sequence ATGGTGAAACCCGATAAAGGCCGCTTGGTGTGGAATCATTCGACCCATGTGCCGGGGTTGATTCCGGTGTTGGAGCGATTGATTACCCATGAGGGGATTCAAACGGTAACGCCGGGGGTGATTGGGCGGGTGCGGGGCCATTCACCGCAGTTGAAGTTACGAATTTCGGTGCCGATTCGGGGTGGGTTTAAGGCGATCGCCCGCTACGGCAAAACGGTGCAAGAAGTCTTTATTCTCACCACCCTCGAACAGTCTGCCCTCGAAGCGTCAATTCAAACCTGCTTACGACGTTAG